The DNA sequence GCGCCGCTCCGGTCACGATCGTGACCGACGAGGCCGACTCCTCCAGGCGGTCCACCGTGCCCTGTAGGAGGGTTCGGCCCGTACCAGCCAGGTCGAGGAGGAACTTGGGGCGGCGGCGCCGCGACAGCGGCCACAGGCGGGTGCCAGCGCCGCCGGCGGGGATGATCACGTGGAGCTCACTCATGTCCTCAGTATCGCAGATACGACGAGGGGGCGAGGCACTGGCCTCGCCCCCTCGTGGAAAGCGTCTGCTACGCGAGTGTCACTCGGCGTCGCCCTCGGCGGGAGCCTCGTCGGCTTCCTCGGACTCTTCAGCGGCGGCTTCCTGGACGGCGACGATGACCGTCTCGGGATCGAGCTCGACCTCAACGCCGGCGGGCAGCGTCAGGTCGGAGACGCGCACGGCGGCACCGGCCTCGAGGCCTTCGATGGAGACTTCGAGGCTCTCGGGGATGGAGGTAGCGGGGGCCTTCACCAGGATGGTGAACTCCTCGACGGAGTGGACGGTGCCGGGAGCGGACTCGCCGGTGACGACGAGGGCGACCTCGACGTCGACCTTCTCGCCGGCCTTGACGGCCTGGAAGTCGGCGTGCAGGATGTCGCGGCGCACGGGGTGAACCTGAACGTCCTTGACGAGGGCAAGCTGGGTCTTGCCGTCGATCTTGAGCTCGACGAGGGCGTTCTTGGTGCCGCGGACGATCAGGAACAGATCGTGGCCGGGAACGTCAAGGTGACGGGGGTCTTGACCGTGGCCGTACAGGACCGTGGGAACCTTGCCGGCGCGGCGGGCGCGGCGGGCAGCACCCTTACCGAACTCGGAACGCTCTTCGGCAAGCAGGACGGGGTTGTCGCTCATGTGTTTTCCTTCGTTTCTCAGGTCCGGCGTCGGTGTCGGCAGAGTGAAGGAAACGCGAGGCATTTCGATTCAGGCCCTGTCGATAACGGCGGATACGGATCCGCCCTCGCCGGAGCAACCCCAATAGGTTACCCCACGGCGAGGGCGGATGTGAAGCGGGAGCCGCTCAGTTAAAGAGCGATGTGACCGAACCGTCTTCGAAGACCTCGTGGATCGCGCGAGCCAGGAGAGGTGCGATGGAAAGGACGGTGAGCTGCTCGAAGCGCTTCTCAACGGGGATCGGGAGGGTATCGGTGACGACGACTTCGGCTGCGCCGGATTCGGAGAGGCGCTTCGCGGCGGGGTCGGAGAGGATGCCGTGCGTGGCAACGACGATGACCTTCTTGGCACCGGCATTGTTGAGGACGTTGATCGCCTCGGTGATCGTGCCTGCGGTGTCGATCATGTCGTCAACGAGGACACATTCCTTGCCTGCGACCTCGCCGACGACGCGGTTCGCGACGGCGACGTTGGGGCGGGTGGTGTCGCGGGTCTTGTGGACGAAGGCCAAGGGCGCGCCGCCCAGCTTCTTCGACCACTTCTCGGCGACACGAATGCGGCCCGCGTCCGGGGAGACGATGGCGGTGTTGGTCAGGTCGACGCGACCGCGCACGTAGTCCACGAGGACCGG is a window from the Schaalia odontolytica genome containing:
- a CDS encoding 50S ribosomal protein L25/general stress protein Ctc; the encoded protein is MSDNPVLLAEERSEFGKGAARRARRAGKVPTVLYGHGQDPRHLDVPGHDLFLIVRGTKNALVELKIDGKTQLALVKDVQVHPVRRDILHADFQAVKAGEKVDVEVALVVTGESAPGTVHSVEEFTILVKAPATSIPESLEVSIEGLEAGAAVRVSDLTLPAGVEVELDPETVIVAVQEAAAEESEEADEAPAEGDAE
- a CDS encoding ribose-phosphate diphosphokinase, with protein sequence MSGLVTTGEKNLVLVSGRAHMDLAHAVGEEIGCGVSPVTAYDFASGEIYVRFNESVRGADVFVLQSIEGDINKWIMEQLIMIDAAKRASAKRITVVAPFYPYSRQDKKHQGREPISARLMADLYRAAGADRIMSVDLHASQEQGFFDGPVDHLFAMPVLVDYVRGRVDLTNTAIVSPDAGRIRVAEKWSKKLGGAPLAFVHKTRDTTRPNVAVANRVVGEVAGKECVLVDDMIDTAGTITEAINVLNNAGAKKVIVVATHGILSDPAAKRLSESGAAEVVVTDTLPIPVEKRFEQLTVLSIAPLLARAIHEVFEDGSVTSLFN